From the Senegalimassilia faecalis genome, one window contains:
- the tatA gene encoding twin-arginine translocase TatA/TatE family subunit, with amino-acid sequence MKFLGMGVPELLIILVVVLLIFGPKNLPKLGSAIGKSVKSLRDGMSSDEGKPEIELDEDEEVEVPQPKKKQAVKAAKKAPAEDSVE; translated from the coding sequence ATGAAGTTTTTGGGCATGGGCGTTCCCGAGCTGCTTATCATCCTGGTCGTTGTTCTTTTGATCTTCGGTCCTAAGAACCTTCCCAAGCTCGGCAGCGCTATCGGCAAGTCCGTGAAGAGCCTGCGCGACGGCATGTCCTCCGACGAAGGCAAGCCCGAGATCGAGCTTGACGAGGACGAGGAAGTGGAAGTGCCGCAGCCGAAGAAAAAGCAGGCTGTGAAAGCCGCCAAGAAGGCTCCGGCCGAGGATTCCGTCGAGTAA
- a CDS encoding helix-turn-helix transcriptional regulator, with product MFSLFYMGWNSALCVGGVTFERVDLLVTLLLCAGSLTVMRMLTRRVRDVLLSRNFIWCYAVLLAIGSSVSLPAEYGIVSFSLEGLLVGMPFACMLAAWGRALAARPHGETARGVLLATAVAAVFAFLLLLVCSVQPWALAVANLLPFASAWALAGAAPLSGDAAASQGSDAAAKDAQSQTGAGFSFGQLLATKQQRAETARISRKVIAGAALFGLSGGLMETYASDPGMIATPTFAATLLLLALFCAGSLQVVGTPGRRGQSQSEVSSLLVGVYRIALLVMMAGYLFMPVLEPFGVPGDSIVLAGYLGLTAVLVSLFILTAKLTGMDGALSFSRGFAALYFGEAFGLALGNALEIVSPSGNMPFAVASCAGLATLYAYVFLFTESDFIALSCIAKQADRFEDACRAIIERYKLSKRESEILPLALRGRTGERIASELFIAKSTVDTHLRRIYGKCGVHSRQELIDLSERQT from the coding sequence ATGTTCTCCCTTTTCTACATGGGGTGGAACAGCGCGCTGTGCGTTGGCGGCGTAACATTCGAGCGCGTGGACCTGCTGGTGACGCTGCTTTTGTGCGCGGGCTCGCTGACCGTCATGCGCATGCTGACGCGCCGCGTGCGCGACGTGCTGCTGTCGCGCAACTTCATTTGGTGCTATGCCGTGCTGCTGGCAATCGGCTCGTCCGTTTCGCTTCCCGCTGAATACGGCATCGTTTCGTTTTCGCTTGAGGGCTTGCTGGTGGGCATGCCGTTTGCCTGCATGCTTGCGGCGTGGGGACGCGCCTTGGCCGCTCGGCCGCATGGTGAAACCGCGCGCGGCGTGCTGCTTGCCACGGCCGTCGCCGCGGTGTTCGCGTTTTTGCTGCTGCTGGTCTGCTCGGTGCAGCCGTGGGCTTTAGCCGTTGCCAACCTGCTTCCGTTTGCCAGCGCCTGGGCGCTTGCCGGCGCGGCGCCTTTGTCAGGGGATGCTGCGGCATCGCAAGGCTCAGACGCCGCTGCGAAAGATGCGCAAAGCCAGACGGGCGCGGGCTTCTCGTTTGGGCAGCTGCTGGCAACGAAGCAGCAGCGCGCTGAAACCGCCCGCATTTCGCGCAAGGTCATTGCCGGCGCGGCTCTGTTCGGTTTGTCGGGCGGCCTGATGGAGACGTACGCGTCTGACCCTGGCATGATTGCCACGCCCACGTTCGCCGCTACGTTGCTGCTGCTGGCGCTGTTCTGCGCCGGGTCACTGCAGGTGGTGGGGACCCCGGGCAGGCGCGGGCAGTCGCAAAGCGAGGTCAGCTCGCTTTTGGTGGGCGTGTACCGCATCGCGCTTTTGGTGATGATGGCGGGCTATCTGTTCATGCCCGTGCTCGAGCCGTTCGGCGTGCCGGGCGACTCCATCGTGCTGGCGGGCTATCTGGGGCTTACGGCCGTGCTTGTGTCGCTGTTCATTTTGACGGCGAAGCTGACGGGCATGGACGGCGCCCTGTCGTTCTCGCGCGGTTTCGCGGCGCTGTACTTCGGCGAAGCGTTCGGCCTGGCGTTGGGAAACGCGCTGGAGATTGTTTCCCCGTCGGGCAACATGCCGTTTGCCGTTGCCTCGTGTGCGGGGCTTGCCACGCTGTATGCGTACGTGTTCCTGTTCACGGAAAGCGACTTCATCGCGCTGTCGTGCATCGCGAAGCAAGCCGATCGCTTCGAGGACGCGTGCCGAGCCATCATCGAGCGGTACAAGCTGTCGAAGCGCGAGTCGGAGATTCTGCCGCTGGCGTTGCGCGGCCGCACGGGCGAGCGCATTGCGTCCGAGCTGTTCATCGCGAAGAGCACGGTGGACACGCACCTGCGCCGCATCTATGGGAAATGTGGCGTGCACAGCCGTCAGGAGCTTATCGATTTAAGCGAGCGGCAAACGTAA
- the murB gene encoding UDP-N-acetylmuramate dehydrogenase, giving the protein MTKIDATLTEALRGIVGPEAVRVDAPMSELTTFRIGGPAAVVVEPATADEAAQVLVACHAAGAEVRVLGLGSDLLVSDAGVDAVVVRLAQRFSGIKVQGTKLFVDAGASNEQVAQAALAAGLAGYEFASGIPGTIGGAAIMNAGAYGGEFRDVCCGLTCATPDGRIVEVTAWQACWGYRHSMMGDEGWIVLGAVLQLHPDSAASIRARMDDLAARRAEKQPLDMPSAGSTFKRPAGYFAGKLIQDAGLRGFSVGGAQVSQKHTGFVVNAGGATAADVRELIAQVQQRVFENEGVRLDPEVRMWGFADGQ; this is encoded by the coding sequence ATGACGAAGATTGACGCTACGTTGACAGAAGCGCTGCGCGGTATTGTCGGCCCTGAGGCCGTTCGCGTCGACGCGCCTATGAGCGAGTTGACCACGTTTCGCATCGGCGGTCCGGCTGCCGTGGTCGTCGAGCCTGCAACGGCCGATGAAGCGGCGCAGGTGCTGGTCGCGTGCCATGCGGCTGGCGCCGAGGTTCGCGTGCTGGGCTTGGGAAGCGACTTGCTGGTGTCCGATGCTGGCGTGGATGCTGTGGTCGTGCGGCTTGCGCAACGCTTCTCGGGCATCAAGGTGCAAGGCACGAAGCTGTTCGTGGATGCGGGCGCTTCGAACGAGCAGGTGGCACAGGCTGCTCTGGCGGCCGGGCTTGCCGGCTACGAGTTCGCCAGCGGCATTCCGGGTACCATCGGCGGCGCGGCCATTATGAACGCGGGCGCCTACGGCGGCGAGTTTCGCGACGTGTGCTGCGGCTTGACGTGCGCTACGCCGGACGGCCGCATCGTTGAGGTGACTGCCTGGCAGGCGTGCTGGGGCTATCGCCATTCCATGATGGGGGATGAGGGCTGGATCGTGTTGGGTGCCGTGCTGCAGCTGCACCCCGATAGCGCCGCGTCCATCCGCGCGCGCATGGACGACCTTGCGGCGCGCCGAGCGGAAAAACAGCCGCTTGATATGCCCAGCGCCGGCTCCACGTTTAAACGCCCGGCGGGGTATTTCGCGGGCAAGCTGATCCAGGATGCTGGGCTGCGCGGGTTTAGCGTCGGCGGCGCGCAGGTGTCGCAGAAGCACACGGGTTTCGTGGTGAATGCAGGCGGCGCCACCGCCGCTGATGTGCGCGAGCTTATCGCGCAGGTGCAGCAGCGCGTGTTCGAAAACGAAGGCGTGCGCCTTGATCCCGAGGTGCGCATGTGGGGATTTGCCGACGGGCAGTAA
- a CDS encoding nucleoid-associated protein: MFKINHAILHVFDFVSCVNVFSEDELDLTNKNVKSYVMRIARHALGGMDNRRGEFFADSGFAAELTAYFKGERTFVDLSVQVAQFMSEELGRMENPASCDLLVVDFEDQEKPPAMPPIPDDATEEEIAAATAAAEAAAYNARSEHYFGLLLLESKPAFMHEVGHGEDGATRNNIERHHAILPNPSQKIASFALVNARTMAVQFVDKPREIAGEERWLIPDGLLQCSNEASSKELFDTTMGLVEEVAEEFGVNSAVAMGRAKAYLAENADDSDEVPFDEFVDEVFDDEGPRRRFEQAAADEQLGERVYMERDVAKRVSRNHKIVTDTGIVLTFPAEYSHNTELIEFKSTPNGLIQIELKNIGSIENR; this comes from the coding sequence ATGTTCAAGATTAACCATGCCATTTTGCACGTGTTCGACTTCGTGTCGTGCGTGAACGTGTTCTCCGAAGATGAGCTTGACCTGACGAACAAGAACGTGAAGTCGTACGTGATGCGTATTGCACGTCATGCGCTTGGCGGCATGGACAACCGACGTGGCGAGTTTTTCGCCGATAGCGGGTTCGCTGCCGAGTTGACGGCGTATTTCAAGGGCGAGCGCACGTTCGTGGACTTGTCGGTGCAGGTGGCCCAGTTCATGTCCGAAGAGCTGGGGCGTATGGAGAATCCCGCCTCGTGCGACTTGCTGGTGGTCGACTTCGAGGACCAGGAAAAGCCGCCGGCCATGCCTCCCATTCCCGATGATGCCACCGAAGAGGAGATTGCTGCCGCTACTGCCGCCGCGGAGGCTGCGGCGTACAATGCGCGCAGCGAGCACTACTTCGGGTTGCTGCTGCTTGAAAGCAAGCCCGCGTTCATGCACGAGGTGGGACATGGCGAAGACGGTGCCACGCGCAACAACATCGAGCGTCACCACGCCATTTTGCCGAACCCTTCGCAGAAGATCGCCTCGTTTGCCCTGGTGAACGCTCGTACCATGGCCGTGCAGTTCGTGGATAAGCCGCGCGAGATTGCAGGCGAGGAACGCTGGCTTATTCCCGATGGGCTGCTTCAGTGTTCGAACGAGGCGTCCAGCAAAGAGCTGTTCGATACCACCATGGGGCTTGTGGAAGAGGTTGCCGAGGAATTCGGCGTGAACTCGGCGGTGGCCATGGGTCGTGCAAAGGCGTACCTGGCCGAAAATGCCGACGATTCTGACGAGGTGCCGTTCGACGAGTTCGTGGACGAAGTGTTCGATGACGAAGGACCGCGCCGTCGTTTCGAGCAGGCTGCAGCCGACGAGCAGCTGGGGGAGCGCGTCTACATGGAGCGCGACGTGGCCAAACGCGTCAGCCGCAACCACAAGATCGTTACCGACACGGGCATCGTGTTGACGTTCCCGGCCGAATACAGCCACAACACCGAACTCATCGAGTTCAAAAGCACGCCGAACGGGCTGATTCAGATCGAGCTGAAGAATATCGGCAGCATCGAGAATCGATAG
- a CDS encoding ABC transporter ATP-binding protein, with amino-acid sequence MSRNAPSTTRRTLHYYWQVTRKHLGLFAALMASTFLFVALLSYGNPYVMSLVVDRVSEGSITSDQVFSTYGPYIVALIAINLVGQAASKLQDYTMYKLEIAAAYDLATMSFDALCNQSMSFHSNRFGGTLVSQTSKFMSAYQQLLETITFPFLPVVCSVIFTCAILAPRVPLYVVILMVLLAIYACVSYYMYKRILSLNEKAASAQNQLSGELSDSVANILAVKTSGREDYERALFDQANRNVVERDSKRMWASLTRGIITAAITVVIMSVVAVFIAGGNAWFGITPGTLVMMFTYTYTATNQFNFINNGLQRFNRAFGDASGMTATLDEPRLVADKPGAPAMVVREGTIDFQNIGFYYTDGNVKTPVFDDFNLHIPAGQRVGLVGLSGAGKTTLTKLLLRLSDIQDGRILIDGQNVADCTQQSLRRSIAYVPQEALLFHRTIAENISYGRPDATMEQIREAARQANALEFIENLPQGFETITGERGVKLSGGQRQRVAIARALLADCPVLVLDEATSALDSESEALVQDALKTLMRGRTCIVVAHRLSTVASLDRIVVLDHGKVVEDGPHAELIKVGGEYAHLWDRQTGAYLE; translated from the coding sequence ATGTCCCGCAACGCACCTTCGACCACGCGCCGCACGCTGCACTACTATTGGCAGGTCACGCGCAAGCATCTGGGGTTGTTCGCGGCCTTGATGGCGTCCACGTTTCTGTTCGTGGCACTGCTTTCGTATGGCAACCCCTATGTGATGAGCTTGGTGGTTGATCGCGTAAGCGAGGGAAGCATCACCTCCGACCAGGTGTTTTCCACGTACGGTCCCTACATTGTGGCGCTTATCGCCATCAATTTGGTGGGCCAGGCAGCCAGCAAGCTGCAGGATTACACCATGTACAAGCTGGAAATCGCCGCGGCGTACGATTTGGCCACCATGAGCTTCGACGCGCTGTGCAACCAGTCCATGAGCTTCCATTCCAACCGCTTCGGCGGCACGCTGGTCAGCCAAACCAGCAAGTTCATGAGCGCCTACCAGCAGCTGCTTGAAACCATCACGTTCCCGTTTTTACCCGTAGTGTGCTCCGTCATCTTCACGTGCGCCATCCTGGCGCCGCGCGTGCCGCTGTACGTAGTCATCCTTATGGTGCTGCTGGCCATCTACGCGTGCGTGTCGTACTACATGTACAAGCGCATCCTTTCGTTGAACGAGAAAGCGGCCAGCGCGCAAAACCAGCTGTCAGGCGAGCTGTCCGATTCGGTGGCGAACATCCTGGCGGTGAAAACATCGGGGCGCGAAGACTACGAGCGCGCGCTGTTCGACCAGGCCAACCGCAACGTGGTGGAACGCGACAGCAAGCGCATGTGGGCAAGCCTAACGCGCGGCATCATCACGGCGGCCATCACCGTGGTCATCATGAGCGTGGTTGCCGTGTTCATTGCCGGCGGCAACGCGTGGTTCGGCATCACGCCCGGTACGCTGGTGATGATGTTCACGTACACGTACACTGCGACGAACCAGTTCAACTTCATCAACAACGGCCTGCAGCGCTTCAACCGCGCGTTCGGCGACGCGTCCGGCATGACGGCAACGCTCGACGAGCCGCGCCTGGTGGCCGACAAGCCCGGCGCGCCCGCCATGGTGGTGCGCGAAGGCACCATCGATTTTCAAAACATCGGCTTCTATTACACCGATGGCAACGTGAAAACTCCGGTTTTCGATGATTTCAACCTGCATATTCCCGCAGGTCAACGCGTTGGTTTGGTCGGCTTGAGTGGAGCGGGGAAAACAACGCTCACGAAGCTGTTGCTGCGCCTGTCCGACATCCAGGACGGCCGCATCTTGATCGATGGCCAAAACGTGGCCGATTGCACGCAGCAAAGCCTGCGCCGCTCCATCGCCTACGTGCCTCAAGAGGCGCTGCTGTTCCACCGCACCATCGCCGAGAACATCTCGTACGGCCGCCCCGACGCCACCATGGAGCAGATTCGCGAGGCGGCGCGTCAGGCAAACGCGCTGGAGTTCATCGAGAACCTGCCGCAAGGGTTCGAAACCATCACGGGCGAGCGCGGCGTGAAACTTTCCGGCGGGCAGCGTCAGCGCGTGGCCATCGCCCGCGCGCTGCTGGCAGACTGCCCCGTGCTGGTGCTTGACGAGGCAACCAGCGCGCTTGACTCCGAAAGCGAAGCGCTGGTGCAAGACGCGCTGAAAACGCTCATGCGCGGACGCACGTGCATCGTGGTGGCGCATCGTCTGTCCACGGTTGCCAGCCTCGACCGCATCGTGGTGCTCGACCACGGCAAAGTGGTCGAAGACGGCCCGCACGCCGAACTCATCAAAGTCGGTGGCGAGTACGCCCACCTCTGGGACCGCCAAACCGGCGCCTATCTAGAGTAA
- a CDS encoding HelD family protein, whose protein sequence is MADNTQAQTNETAAEAANDPVFQQEQAHLLDTYAKLKAMAKTLAEKMERRRWQAAQDKDDMQEEVKHNFASDGEAQETYVDYAVLNNLIRDYNLEQDADSERLAAAAKLLEQPYFAKISLEMRPGAPAKDIYIGLAGVADDNYRRMVVDWRSPVAEVYYNQENGATSYVANGRTINVNLLTRRQFDLERDQLHAYFDSDVAIEDSLLLQSLSAQRSEHMKAITATIQKEQNLIIRHKDVPALLVAGIAGSGKTSVLLQRIAYLFYRNRGDLDPRQVFLISPNPVFAKYIENVLPDLGERNPETITYREFAARLLPAGRNPKAEACPLELLWRIDDAVEHLTFEPNDFRDITFYGTRLVAGAAIMQLMQKYPNVPAGPHLVTLVREELFRRLDARLKQMAATEAVQDELLCLSLDEQVRLFNAPFDPQTEQEARDCALTYLQERFSGAVLAIERDEWLRLDRIGMRLLGVENLPASAWLYLNMAVTGMGNPDARYVMIDEVQDYTPDQLAVMARFFRRAHFMLLGDPHQAIRPETASYEQIRAVFRRLRGSIEECQLLTSYRSTPEITALFAGLLPENERMSISAVQRADTPPALIACPTQDDYERELRAAIVSARENDGLTAVVVPWKHELKKLARLLGDDMPRIIDEGQRLPASGVLALTLPLAKGLEFDHVIVPDAGPGLFPADDHVAQNRLYTTISRATRTITLLANGSFTPLLDFAN, encoded by the coding sequence ATGGCCGACAACACGCAAGCACAAACGAACGAAACCGCAGCTGAGGCGGCCAACGACCCCGTTTTCCAACAGGAGCAGGCGCACCTGTTGGACACGTACGCCAAGCTGAAGGCCATGGCGAAAACGCTGGCCGAGAAGATGGAGCGCCGGCGCTGGCAAGCCGCGCAGGATAAAGACGACATGCAAGAAGAGGTGAAGCACAACTTCGCCAGCGACGGCGAGGCGCAGGAAACCTACGTCGACTATGCGGTGCTGAACAACCTCATCCGCGACTACAACCTGGAGCAGGACGCCGACAGCGAGCGCTTGGCCGCGGCAGCCAAGCTGCTGGAGCAGCCCTATTTCGCGAAGATCAGCCTGGAGATGCGCCCGGGCGCACCGGCGAAGGACATCTACATCGGGCTTGCCGGCGTTGCCGACGACAATTACCGCCGCATGGTGGTTGACTGGCGCAGCCCCGTGGCCGAGGTGTACTACAACCAGGAAAACGGCGCCACGTCGTATGTGGCCAACGGCCGCACCATCAACGTGAACCTGCTGACGCGCCGCCAGTTCGACCTGGAGCGCGACCAGCTGCACGCCTACTTCGACTCCGACGTGGCCATCGAAGACTCGCTGCTTCTGCAGTCGCTTTCGGCGCAGCGCTCCGAGCACATGAAGGCCATCACGGCCACCATCCAAAAAGAGCAGAACCTCATCATCCGCCACAAGGACGTGCCGGCGCTTCTGGTAGCGGGCATCGCCGGCAGCGGCAAAACCAGCGTGCTGCTGCAGCGCATCGCCTACCTGTTCTACCGCAACCGCGGCGATCTGGACCCGCGCCAGGTGTTCCTGATCAGCCCGAACCCCGTGTTCGCGAAATACATCGAGAACGTGCTGCCCGACCTGGGAGAGCGCAACCCCGAAACCATCACGTACCGCGAGTTCGCCGCGCGTCTGCTGCCCGCCGGGCGCAACCCGAAGGCCGAAGCGTGTCCGCTGGAGCTTTTGTGGCGCATCGACGACGCCGTGGAGCACCTGACGTTCGAGCCGAACGATTTCCGCGACATCACGTTCTACGGAACGCGCCTGGTAGCAGGCGCGGCCATCATGCAGCTGATGCAGAAGTACCCCAACGTACCGGCCGGCCCGCACCTGGTGACGCTGGTGCGCGAAGAGCTGTTCCGTCGCCTGGACGCGCGCCTGAAGCAGATGGCTGCCACCGAGGCGGTGCAGGACGAGCTGTTGTGTCTGTCGCTTGACGAGCAAGTGCGCCTGTTCAACGCCCCGTTCGACCCGCAAACCGAGCAAGAGGCCCGCGATTGCGCGCTTACGTACCTGCAGGAACGCTTCTCCGGCGCCGTGCTGGCCATCGAGCGCGACGAGTGGCTGCGCCTCGACCGCATCGGCATGCGCCTTCTGGGCGTGGAGAACCTGCCGGCAAGCGCATGGCTGTACCTGAACATGGCCGTCACGGGCATGGGCAATCCCGATGCACGCTACGTCATGATCGACGAGGTGCAGGATTACACGCCCGACCAGCTTGCCGTCATGGCCCGCTTCTTCCGCCGGGCTCACTTCATGCTGCTGGGCGACCCGCACCAGGCCATCCGCCCCGAAACAGCCAGCTACGAGCAAATTCGCGCCGTGTTCCGCCGCCTGCGCGGTTCCATCGAGGAATGCCAGCTGCTGACCAGCTACCGCTCCACCCCCGAGATCACCGCGCTGTTCGCCGGCCTTCTGCCCGAAAACGAGCGCATGAGCATCTCGGCCGTGCAGCGCGCCGACACCCCGCCGGCGCTTATCGCCTGCCCCACGCAGGATGATTACGAGCGCGAACTGCGCGCCGCCATCGTAAGCGCGCGTGAAAACGACGGGTTGACGGCCGTGGTGGTTCCCTGGAAGCACGAGCTGAAGAAGTTGGCACGCCTGCTGGGCGACGACATGCCGCGTATCATCGACGAAGGCCAGCGTCTGCCGGCATCTGGTGTGCTGGCGCTAACGTTGCCGCTGGCGAAGGGCCTGGAATTCGACCACGTCATCGTGCCCGACGCCGGGCCGGGGCTGTTCCCCGCCGACGACCACGTGGCGCAAAACCGCCTGTACACCACCATCAGCCGCGCAACGCGCACCATCACGCTGCTGGCAAACGGCAGCTTCACGCCGCTGCTTGATTTCGCGAACTAG
- a CDS encoding heavy metal translocating P-type ATPase: MNKKQRRWRKRIIIALVLFAIIFAAEHLLPLEAWLGRANSVYLLFVLYLVPYLIAGHDVLLRAATNIKTGEVFDENLLMAVATIGAFAMIAFPDAEPSMAEGCAVMLFYQVGELFQSYAVGKSRKDIAAMMDIAPDCANVERDGELCEVDPNDVAMGSVIVVKPGERVPIDGIIEEGESQLDTAALTGESVPRHVEAGAEVISGCVNMTGVLRVRTTKPFGESTVSRILELVENAAEKKAKTENFITRFARYYTPTVTGLAALIAVVPPLVGMGAWSDWIFRGLTFLVVSCPCALVISVPLSFFGGIGGASKLGVLVKGSNYLEALAKVDTVVFDKTGTLTNGSFNVVAVHAENDVDPDELLAFAAHAESYSDHPIAVSVKQAYSGQIDQARISEVREEAGRGVAAIVDEREVLVGNDKLMAAHGASFTDCELVGTILHVAIDGAYAGHIVIADVVKPDAAETIERLHAAGVRKTVMLTGDRAEVAQAVTEELGIDEFHAQLLPADKVEQVERLLAAQTDGANLAFVGDGINDAPVLTRADVGIAMGAMGSDAAIEAADVVLMDDKPSNISRAIRLARRTMRIVWQNIVFALGVKFVVLVLAAVGIANMWLAVFADVGVAILAILNAMRCMNVNSLKK, encoded by the coding sequence ATGAACAAAAAGCAACGCAGATGGCGCAAGCGCATCATCATAGCGCTCGTGTTGTTCGCCATCATCTTCGCCGCCGAGCACCTGCTGCCGCTTGAAGCGTGGCTGGGACGCGCGAACAGCGTCTACCTGTTGTTCGTGCTGTACCTGGTGCCCTACCTTATCGCCGGCCACGACGTGCTGCTGCGCGCGGCAACGAACATCAAAACCGGCGAGGTGTTCGACGAGAACCTCCTCATGGCCGTGGCCACCATCGGCGCGTTCGCCATGATCGCGTTCCCCGACGCGGAACCTTCTATGGCCGAAGGCTGCGCCGTCATGCTGTTTTACCAGGTCGGCGAGCTGTTCCAAAGCTACGCCGTCGGCAAATCGCGCAAGGACATCGCCGCAATGATGGACATTGCCCCCGATTGCGCGAACGTAGAGCGCGACGGCGAACTGTGCGAGGTCGACCCCAACGATGTTGCCATGGGCAGCGTCATCGTGGTGAAGCCCGGCGAGCGCGTGCCCATCGACGGCATCATCGAGGAAGGCGAAAGCCAGCTTGACACCGCCGCTCTGACGGGCGAATCGGTGCCGCGCCACGTGGAGGCGGGCGCCGAGGTTATCTCGGGTTGCGTGAACATGACGGGCGTGCTGCGCGTGCGCACCACGAAGCCGTTCGGCGAATCCACCGTCAGCCGCATCCTCGAGCTGGTGGAAAACGCCGCCGAGAAGAAAGCGAAAACCGAGAACTTCATCACGCGCTTCGCGCGCTACTACACCCCCACCGTCACGGGCTTGGCCGCGCTCATCGCCGTGGTGCCGCCGCTTGTGGGCATGGGCGCCTGGAGCGACTGGATTTTCCGCGGCCTGACGTTTTTGGTGGTCAGCTGCCCGTGTGCCCTGGTCATCAGCGTGCCGCTGAGTTTCTTCGGCGGCATCGGCGGCGCCAGCAAGCTGGGCGTGCTGGTGAAAGGGTCGAACTACCTGGAAGCGTTGGCGAAAGTTGACACCGTCGTGTTCGACAAGACGGGCACGCTTACGAACGGCTCGTTTAACGTGGTGGCGGTTCACGCGGAAAACGACGTGGACCCCGACGAGCTGCTTGCGTTCGCCGCGCACGCCGAATCGTACTCCGACCATCCCATCGCCGTGTCGGTGAAGCAGGCATACAGTGGGCAGATCGACCAGGCGCGCATCTCGGAGGTGCGCGAAGAGGCCGGCCGCGGCGTTGCCGCCATCGTCGACGAGCGCGAGGTGCTCGTGGGCAACGACAAGCTTATGGCGGCCCACGGCGCAAGCTTTACGGATTGCGAGCTGGTGGGCACCATCCTGCACGTGGCCATCGACGGCGCCTACGCCGGCCACATCGTCATCGCCGATGTGGTGAAGCCCGACGCGGCCGAAACCATCGAGCGGCTGCATGCAGCAGGCGTGCGCAAGACGGTCATGCTCACGGGCGACCGCGCTGAGGTGGCGCAAGCCGTTACCGAAGAGCTGGGCATCGACGAGTTCCACGCGCAGCTGCTGCCCGCCGACAAGGTCGAGCAGGTCGAGCGTCTGCTGGCCGCGCAAACCGACGGCGCGAATCTGGCATTCGTGGGCGACGGCATCAACGACGCGCCCGTACTCACGCGCGCCGACGTGGGCATCGCCATGGGAGCCATGGGGTCGGACGCGGCCATCGAAGCCGCCGACGTGGTGCTGATGGACGACAAGCCGTCGAACATCTCGCGCGCCATCCGCCTGGCACGGCGCACCATGCGCATCGTGTGGCAGAACATCGTGTTCGCGCTGGGCGTTAAGTTCGTAGTGCTGGTGCTGGCGGCCGTAGGCATCGCGAACATGTGGCTTGCAGTGTTCGCCGACGTGGGCGTGGCCATCCTAGCCATCCTCAACGCCATGCGCTGTATGAACGTGAACTCGCTGAAGAAGTAG
- a CDS encoding cation transporter gives MRKTFKLDELDCANCGAKIEAEIKKIDGVNDAKVTFMTQKLMIDADDARFEQILDEAQKAAHKYEPDCDIVR, from the coding sequence ATGCGCAAGACGTTCAAACTCGACGAGCTGGACTGCGCCAACTGCGGCGCGAAAATCGAGGCGGAAATCAAGAAGATCGACGGCGTGAACGATGCGAAGGTGACGTTCATGACGCAGAAGCTCATGATCGACGCCGATGACGCGCGCTTCGAGCAGATCCTCGACGAAGCGCAGAAAGCCGCGCACAAGTACGAGCCGGACTGCGACATCGTCCGCTAG
- a CDS encoding ArsR/SmtB family transcription factor codes for MPDEELLYDLADLFKVFADTTRIKILFALMNHEMPVGELAEAIGATQSAVSHQLRQLKQAHLVKFQRDGKSIIYSLSDDHVYTMLAQGMTHICE; via the coding sequence ATGCCGGACGAAGAGCTGCTCTACGACTTGGCCGACCTGTTCAAAGTGTTCGCCGACACCACGCGCATCAAAATCCTGTTCGCGCTCATGAACCACGAAATGCCCGTCGGCGAGCTGGCCGAGGCCATCGGCGCCACGCAGTCGGCCGTGTCGCACCAGTTGCGCCAACTCAAGCAGGCGCACCTGGTGAAATTCCAGCGCGACGGCAAGTCCATCATCTACTCCCTGTCCGACGACCACGTGTACACCATGCTGGCCCAAGGCATGACCCATATCTGCGAATAG